In one window of Brenneria goodwinii DNA:
- a CDS encoding UxaA family hydrolase, whose amino-acid sequence MSNISPVIILHPNDDVAIARFPVNQGYVVPERGVVVLTEIKEGHKIALRDIDINQAVKRYNQIIGYASQPIKAGEHIHLHNLKMGEYGQDYAFCVDKKDSEPPAEIRTFMGYRRANGKVATRNYIGVLTSVNCSATVAKAIEEHFKRGGLADYPNIDGIVALPQSFGCAMDMKGDLMKIMQRTMSGYANHANFAGVLIVGLGCESNQIKELIKIEAINEGPMLQHMTIQETGGTQKTLNKGIEIIGGMLSQANNLQRENIPVAELIVALECGGSDSYSGISANPALGYAVDLLIQQGGTAILAETPEIYGAEYMLTRRAVSQEVGQKLIKRIRWWEDYAIRCHAELNNNPSAGNKEGGLTTILEKSLGAIAKAGSSNLVDVYEYAEQVTAKGLVFMDTPGYDAFACTGQIAGGANVMCFTTGRGSAYGGKPTPCIKIASNNFLWRRQEEDMDINCGDVADGLESLESAGRRIFEMIINVASGEKSKSEKFGYGSLEFVPWQPGAIM is encoded by the coding sequence ATGAGCAATATTTCTCCAGTAATAATACTTCATCCAAATGATGATGTCGCTATTGCACGATTTCCTGTTAATCAGGGATATGTTGTTCCAGAGAGAGGCGTTGTTGTTTTAACAGAGATAAAGGAAGGTCATAAAATAGCATTAAGAGACATAGATATTAATCAGGCCGTTAAACGTTATAACCAGATTATTGGCTATGCCAGTCAGCCGATAAAAGCCGGCGAGCATATTCATTTACATAATCTAAAAATGGGAGAGTATGGTCAGGATTACGCTTTCTGCGTGGATAAAAAAGATAGCGAACCGCCCGCAGAGATCAGAACGTTTATGGGATACCGGCGGGCGAATGGCAAAGTCGCGACCCGTAATTATATTGGGGTTCTGACATCGGTAAACTGCAGCGCAACCGTGGCTAAAGCCATTGAAGAACACTTTAAAAGGGGGGGATTGGCCGATTACCCTAATATTGATGGCATCGTTGCCCTTCCGCAGAGTTTTGGCTGTGCGATGGACATGAAGGGCGATCTGATGAAAATCATGCAACGAACGATGAGCGGCTATGCCAATCACGCCAACTTTGCCGGCGTGCTGATCGTCGGATTAGGGTGTGAATCGAATCAGATAAAAGAGCTGATCAAAATAGAAGCCATTAATGAAGGGCCGATGCTTCAGCATATGACCATCCAGGAAACCGGCGGGACGCAAAAAACGCTGAATAAAGGGATTGAAATTATCGGAGGCATGTTAAGCCAGGCCAATAACCTGCAACGGGAAAACATTCCCGTTGCAGAATTGATTGTCGCGCTGGAATGCGGCGGTTCTGACAGTTATTCCGGTATTTCCGCCAACCCGGCGCTGGGATATGCCGTCGATCTTTTAATTCAACAAGGGGGCACCGCGATTCTGGCGGAAACGCCGGAAATCTATGGCGCGGAATATATGCTTACCCGCCGGGCGGTTTCTCAGGAAGTCGGTCAAAAGCTCATCAAGCGGATCCGCTGGTGGGAAGATTATGCCATCCGTTGCCATGCGGAATTAAACAATAACCCTTCGGCCGGCAATAAAGAGGGCGGGCTTACCACTATCCTGGAGAAATCATTAGGCGCGATTGCGAAGGCCGGTAGCTCAAATCTGGTTGACGTATATGAATATGCCGAACAGGTGACGGCCAAAGGGCTGGTATTTATGGACACCCCGGGATACGACGCGTTTGCCTGCACCGGGCAGATTGCCGGCGGGGCAAACGTGATGTGCTTTACGACAGGCAGAGGGTCCGCTTATGGAGGAAAACCCACGCCCTGCATAAAAATTGCGTCTAATAACTTCCTGTGGCGGCGTCAGGAAGAAGATATGGATATTAACTGTGGCGATGTCGCCGATGGGCTGGAGTCATTAGAGTCTGCCGGAAGAAGAATATTCGAAATGATAATTAACGTTGCTTCTGGGGAAAAAAGTAAAAGTGAAAAATTTGGCTATGGTTCATTAGAATTCGTTCCCTGGCAACCAGGCGCAATAATGTAA